The following proteins are encoded in a genomic region of [Eubacterium] hominis:
- a CDS encoding DUF1016 domain-containing protein has product MDNLRSSIDEIEYIKSEDIFSDTKSIIESARNYAYSSVNVSLIKRNWLLGKRIFEEFLLGEDRAEYGAKVIKSLSKKLTQEYGKGFTKSNLYSFYNFYKAYQNIFQTLSGKFDNRLLSWSHYLILTQVIDSNARNWYENEALKETWSVRTLQRNISSQYYYRILKSQQKELVENEMKELTKSYRPNKLEFIKNPMITEFLGLSSDSAFTETDLEKCILSNIQKFLMELGKGYAFVARQQHIHTEKQDYFIDLVFYNYILKCFVLIDLKTSKITHQDVGQMDMYIRMYDELKRNEGDNPTIGIVLCSDTDADIAKYSIMNGNEQLFASKYKLYLPTEEELRAEIETQKTMFYLQQNEEDKE; this is encoded by the coding sequence ATGGATAACCTACGAAGTTCCATAGATGAAATTGAGTATATCAAATCTGAAGATATTTTTTCTGATACAAAATCAATCATTGAATCCGCAAGAAATTATGCTTATTCTAGTGTGAATGTATCATTGATCAAGCGTAATTGGTTATTAGGGAAACGTATTTTTGAGGAATTTCTGTTAGGTGAAGATAGAGCAGAATATGGTGCAAAGGTTATAAAATCTTTATCAAAAAAACTGACACAAGAATATGGAAAAGGTTTTACAAAATCAAATTTGTATAGCTTTTATAATTTTTATAAAGCGTATCAAAACATTTTCCAGACACTGTCTGGAAAATTCGATAATAGATTACTTTCATGGTCACATTATTTGATTCTAACACAAGTGATCGATTCAAATGCAAGAAACTGGTATGAAAATGAAGCTTTAAAAGAAACTTGGAGTGTAAGGACATTACAAAGAAATATTTCATCACAATATTATTATCGGATTTTAAAATCTCAACAAAAAGAATTAGTCGAAAATGAAATGAAGGAACTAACAAAATCATATAGGCCAAATAAATTAGAATTTATCAAAAATCCTATGATTACAGAATTTTTAGGATTATCATCTGATAGTGCTTTTACTGAAACAGATTTAGAGAAATGTATTTTATCAAATATCCAAAAATTCCTAATGGAGCTTGGTAAGGGATATGCATTCGTAGCACGACAACAACATATTCACACGGAGAAACAAGATTATTTTATTGATTTAGTTTTTTACAATTATATTTTAAAATGTTTTGTATTAATTGATTTAAAAACTAGTAAAATCACACATCAAGATGTAGGACAAATGGATATGTATATCAGGATGTATGATGAATTAAAGCGTAATGAAGGAGATAATCCTACCATTGGAATTGTGCTATGTTCTGATACGGATGCAGATATCGCTAAGTACTCCATTATGAATGGCAATGAACAACTATTCGCTTCTAAATATAAATTATATCTACCAACAGAAGAGGAATTAAGAGCAGAAATTGAAACACAAAAAACAATGTTTTATCTTCAACAAAATGAAGAAGATAAAGAATAG
- a CDS encoding Crp/Fnr family transcriptional regulator → MNDQLRKSCRLFQGIDTSIFTQLLNDAQAFEKTYKEGSYLYTYGDELNHIGIVLDGVVQIIKRDYLGNITILGHFSTYDLFGESFAFSSQKLQVDIYAEQDCHILWLPIKQLLALPQKSDEYQIILKNLMMILSNKNLYLTRRIDVISQRSTKEKLLTYLYQQKQLQQQNIITIPLNRQQLADYLCVDRSALSYVLSQMKKEGILDYQKNQFHLLQY, encoded by the coding sequence ATGAATGATCAATTACGAAAAAGTTGTCGATTATTTCAAGGGATAGATACATCTATTTTTACACAGCTATTAAATGATGCACAGGCTTTTGAAAAAACGTACAAAGAAGGCAGTTATCTTTATACTTATGGGGATGAATTAAATCATATTGGTATCGTTCTTGATGGTGTTGTGCAAATTATCAAGCGTGATTACCTGGGAAATATCACAATATTGGGACATTTCTCTACATATGATTTATTTGGAGAATCCTTTGCTTTTAGTAGTCAAAAACTTCAAGTTGATATTTATGCAGAACAAGATTGTCATATCTTATGGCTGCCTATTAAACAGCTGTTGGCACTGCCTCAAAAATCTGATGAATATCAAATAATCTTAAAGAATCTCATGATGATTTTATCAAATAAAAACCTTTATCTAACGAGGCGAATTGATGTTATATCACAAAGAAGTACAAAAGAAAAATTATTAACTTATTTATACCAGCAGAAACAACTTCAACAGCAAAACATCATCACGATTCCACTAAATCGCCAACAACTTGCGGATTATTTATGTGTAGACCGCAGTGCATTATCTTATGTGCTCAGCCAAATGAAAAAAGAAGGAATATTAGATTACCAAAAGAATCAATTTCATCTTTTACAATACTAA
- a CDS encoding 4Fe-4S binding protein, with protein sequence MERKIIKIDQEKCNGCGLCVGACHEGAIALVNGKATLMHEHYCDGLGDCLPSCPVNAISFEVREAPAYDHAAVMAAQKAKTGSGCPGSQMKTMQPGIGVVANVESQLRQWPVQIKLVPVNAPFFHQADILIAADCTAYAYGNFHQKFMKNKVTLIGCTKLDQVQYADKFTEIFTYNDIRSITVVRMEVPCCGGMEYAVETAIKNSGKQIPLEVVVISNDGRIL encoded by the coding sequence ATGGAAAGAAAAATTATTAAAATAGATCAGGAAAAATGTAATGGTTGTGGTTTATGTGTAGGTGCATGTCATGAAGGTGCAATTGCTTTGGTTAATGGAAAAGCAACATTGATGCATGAACATTATTGTGATGGATTAGGTGATTGTTTACCATCATGTCCTGTCAATGCGATATCTTTTGAGGTAAGAGAAGCACCAGCATATGATCATGCGGCAGTTATGGCAGCACAAAAAGCAAAAACAGGAAGCGGTTGTCCTGGATCACAGATGAAAACCATGCAGCCGGGTATTGGTGTTGTGGCAAATGTGGAATCACAACTGCGCCAATGGCCAGTACAAATTAAGCTGGTACCAGTGAATGCACCTTTCTTTCATCAAGCAGATATTTTAATTGCGGCAGATTGTACAGCTTATGCTTATGGAAATTTTCATCAAAAGTTTATGAAAAATAAAGTAACGTTGATTGGATGTACGAAATTGGATCAAGTACAATATGCGGATAAATTCACAGAGATTTTTACATACAATGATATTCGCAGCATCACAGTTGTACGTATGGAAGTGCCATGTTGTGGAGGTATGGAATATGCTGTAGAAACAGCAATCAAAAACAGTGGGAAACAGATTCCGTTGGAAGTTGTTGTGATAAGTAATGATGGCAGGATTTTGTAA
- a CDS encoding manganese catalase family protein, protein MWTYEKKLQFPVNIKNPDPSFAKIVISQVGGPDGELSASMRYLNQRYAMPYDRVRAMLTDIGTEELAHLEMVAAIVYQLTRNLSMEEIKASGFDVYYVDHTTGVWPQAASGAPFTSSYFQSKGDPIADLVEDMAAEQKARVTYDNLLRATNDPDIIQPLTFLREREIVHFQRFGEALDYVQSQLDSCNYYQYNPAFDK, encoded by the coding sequence ATGTGGACGTATGAAAAGAAATTACAGTTTCCTGTGAATATTAAAAACCCAGATCCTAGTTTTGCGAAAATCGTAATATCACAGGTAGGTGGTCCTGATGGTGAATTAAGTGCATCTATGCGTTATTTAAATCAACGTTATGCCATGCCTTATGATCGTGTTCGTGCCATGTTGACGGATATTGGCACGGAAGAACTTGCACACCTTGAGATGGTTGCGGCTATCGTTTATCAATTAACAAGAAATCTATCCATGGAAGAAATCAAAGCCAGTGGCTTTGATGTTTACTACGTTGATCATACGACTGGTGTATGGCCACAAGCGGCAAGCGGTGCACCATTTACGTCATCTTATTTTCAATCAAAAGGCGATCCAATCGCAGATTTAGTAGAAGATATGGCTGCGGAACAGAAAGCCAGAGTCACGTATGATAATCTATTACGTGCAACAAATGATCCTGATATCATTCAGCCTTTAACCTTTCTAAGAGAACGAGAAATTGTCCATTTCCAGCGATTTGGAGAGGCTTTGGATTATGTTCAAAGTCAATTGGATAGTTGTAACTATTATCAATATAATCCTGCTTTTGATAAGTAG
- a CDS encoding spore coat protein CotJB: MYMNRVEQLRRLQMIDFALQEAALFLNSHPDDENALQYYKKFQQFRKQAACDYQECFGPLTNRDNNANTWQYIDGPWPWESEA, translated from the coding sequence ATGTATATGAACAGAGTGGAACAGTTACGAAGATTACAAATGATTGATTTTGCGTTACAGGAGGCTGCTTTATTTTTAAATTCACATCCAGATGATGAGAATGCTTTACAGTATTACAAGAAATTCCAACAGTTTAGAAAACAGGCGGCATGTGATTATCAAGAGTGCTTTGGACCATTAACAAACAGGGATAATAACGCAAATACCTGGCAATATATTGATGGGCCATGGCCTTGGGAAAGTGAGGCTTAA
- a CDS encoding spore coat associated protein CotJA, which produces MSIKLKEKRDIVNNYDTNTCRNDNHTCNQNSPRFTVGMTYVPMQEWTNPMRIEDGFMKGTIFYDLDKPFCPQGR; this is translated from the coding sequence ATGAGCATAAAGCTCAAAGAAAAGAGGGATATTGTGAATAATTATGATACGAATACATGTAGAAATGACAATCATACATGTAATCAAAATTCACCAAGATTCACAGTCGGTATGACCTATGTTCCTATGCAAGAGTGGACAAACCCTATGCGTATAGAGGATGGTTTTATGAAAGGTACAATTTTTTATGACCTAGATAAACCATTTTGTCCACAGGGAAGGTGA
- a CDS encoding GNAT family N-acetyltransferase codes for MKLDIRKFQKEDIEEAIAIWNDIVIDGVAFPQMEPLDIKSGIDFFASQSFTGIAYDEDTKQIVGLYILHPNNVGRCGHICNASYAVKKDVRGYHIGEALVLHCMKTAKDLQYRILQFNAVVKTNTPALQLYRKLGFTQLGVIPDGFLMKDGSYEDIIPHYITL; via the coding sequence ATGAAATTAGATATTCGTAAGTTTCAAAAAGAAGATATAGAGGAAGCAATCGCTATATGGAATGATATTGTAATAGATGGCGTTGCTTTTCCTCAGATGGAGCCATTAGATATAAAGAGTGGTATTGACTTCTTTGCATCTCAATCATTTACTGGAATTGCATATGATGAAGATACAAAGCAAATCGTCGGTTTGTATATCCTGCATCCAAATAATGTTGGACGATGTGGTCATATTTGCAATGCAAGCTATGCGGTAAAAAAAGATGTTCGGGGATATCATATCGGTGAAGCATTGGTATTACATTGTATGAAAACCGCAAAAGATTTACAGTACCGTATTTTACAATTCAATGCTGTTGTGAAAACAAACACGCCTGCATTACAGCTATATCGTAAACTTGGATTTACACAATTAGGTGTTATTCCAGATGGTTTTTTAATGAAGGATGGCTCTTATGAAGACATTATTCCTCATTATATAACATTATAA
- a CDS encoding NUDIX hydrolase, with translation MRDKELRNAKGQNEQEFLEAYKPGNYERPSVTVDILIFSLIDKKAETKRTVSQKELRVLLIKRKDHPFMHCWAIPGGFVNMDENLETAAYRELKEETNVEDVYLEQLYTFGNVGRDPRMRVISTAYLALTSQEDIEPVAGDDAKEAKWFIVQNGEQYLKLVSEDGKDVICYDKTTKKDSLKDGSALAFDHLDILLMGLDRLKNKVDYTDVAFSLLPELFTITEARNVYEILLGKQIDKANFRREIKKKVIETDQYADDYKKSQLYRFNPCWNNKKKDNYIKVK, from the coding sequence ATGAGAGATAAAGAATTAAGAAACGCAAAAGGTCAAAATGAACAAGAGTTTTTAGAAGCATACAAACCTGGCAATTATGAGCGCCCATCTGTCACTGTCGATATTCTGATATTTTCATTAATTGATAAAAAGGCTGAAACCAAACGAACAGTATCGCAAAAAGAACTTCGTGTATTATTGATTAAACGTAAAGATCATCCTTTCATGCATTGCTGGGCAATTCCGGGTGGATTTGTGAATATGGATGAAAATCTTGAAACTGCCGCGTATCGTGAATTAAAAGAAGAAACGAATGTAGAAGATGTCTATCTGGAACAGCTATATACGTTTGGAAATGTTGGAAGAGATCCAAGAATGCGTGTGATCTCAACGGCATATCTTGCCTTAACATCGCAAGAAGATATTGAACCGGTAGCTGGAGATGATGCAAAAGAAGCCAAGTGGTTTATCGTACAAAATGGGGAACAATACTTAAAACTTGTATCAGAAGATGGTAAAGATGTGATTTGTTACGATAAAACAACCAAAAAAGATAGTTTAAAAGATGGCAGTGCACTTGCATTTGATCATTTGGATATCCTGTTAATGGGACTTGACCGATTAAAAAATAAAGTAGATTACACCGATGTTGCTTTCTCATTATTGCCAGAGTTGTTTACCATTACAGAAGCTAGAAACGTGTATGAAATCTTACTGGGTAAACAAATTGATAAAGCGAATTTCAGACGTGAAATCAAGAAAAAAGTAATAGAAACTGATCAATATGCGGATGATTATAAGAAATCACAATTATATCGATTTAATCCTTGTTGGAACAACAAGAAGAAAGACAACTATATTAAAGTCAAGTAA
- a CDS encoding IS110 family transposase: MKLVGIDIAKYEHAAYIMDAATGESLCDPFFFKNNKNGFQKLYIELNKYAKDELFIGMEDTGHYNFDIETNLLAKGYKVALINPITTKNLRKAALKSVKTDKEDAILITNALLDKDYYRIISIQDEKLKEAKELTRYRTQLTIEMNRKKNVLQRHIDIVFPEFNTLFHDEYTITYLNILRKYGDAYTIAHTDIRSLRKCFKYCNSFTAEELKKLASNSVGIHDVSISFIIQSVISSIDLINSQIEELDKKIEELAITQDSSITSIPGISIITGTSILAELGDISKYSNAGKLIKFAGVNPYISESGEFSADKTVITKKGSKYLRTTLYRVIIPVIRHNPVFNNYYHLKRSQGKKHLCALGHCVRKLLRIIYHLETNHLSFDINSLK; encoded by the coding sequence ATGAAACTTGTTGGAATTGATATCGCCAAATATGAACATGCTGCCTATATCATGGATGCTGCTACTGGCGAATCTTTATGTGATCCTTTTTTCTTCAAAAATAATAAAAATGGATTTCAAAAACTTTATATCGAACTTAATAAATACGCAAAAGATGAACTTTTTATCGGGATGGAAGATACCGGTCATTATAACTTCGATATTGAAACTAATTTATTGGCTAAAGGTTACAAAGTTGCTTTAATCAATCCTATTACCACTAAGAACCTTAGAAAAGCTGCCTTAAAATCTGTTAAAACTGATAAAGAGGATGCTATTTTAATTACCAATGCTCTCTTAGATAAGGATTACTATCGTATCATCTCTATTCAAGATGAGAAATTAAAGGAAGCCAAAGAATTAACTCGTTATCGTACACAATTAACCATCGAAATGAATCGTAAGAAGAATGTCCTTCAAAGGCACATTGACATCGTTTTTCCTGAATTTAACACATTATTTCATGACGAATACACCATTACCTATTTAAATATCTTAAGAAAATATGGTGATGCTTATACGATTGCTCATACAGATATTCGTTCTTTAAGAAAATGTTTTAAATATTGTAATTCCTTTACTGCAGAAGAATTAAAAAAATTAGCTTCTAATTCCGTTGGTATTCACGACGTTTCTATTTCTTTTATCATTCAATCGGTTATTTCCAGTATTGATTTAATCAATTCCCAAATTGAAGAATTGGATAAAAAAATAGAAGAACTCGCCATCACACAAGATTCTTCTATCACATCAATACCAGGAATATCAATTATTACTGGTACTTCTATTTTAGCCGAACTAGGTGACATTAGTAAATACTCAAATGCAGGAAAATTAATTAAATTTGCAGGTGTGAATCCATATATAAGTGAATCTGGAGAATTTTCAGCCGATAAAACAGTGATAACCAAGAAAGGTTCCAAATATCTAAGGACAACACTTTATAGAGTCATTATACCTGTAATACGCCATAACCCTGTATTTAATAACTACTATCATTTAAAACGTAGTCAAGGCAAAAAACATCTCTGTGCTTTAGGTCATTGTGTAAGAAAACTTTTAAGAATTATTTATCATCTTGAAACAAATCATCTATCATTCGATATAAATTCACTTAAATAG
- a CDS encoding cysteine hydrolase: MKTNLNNMNQILFVVDMVNGFCKEGAMADQSIMHIVKPIQELCEKIKPENRYFIADTHGVNDIEFTAFPQHCVKGEVESEVIDELKPYIQTPIIEKNSTNAFHAMKDHPALKDSEIDAYIITGCCSDICVLQFALTLKTYLNAQNIDKKVIVPKNAIETYNAPGHDAKQMNEVSYNLMKAAGIIVVDELN; encoded by the coding sequence ATGAAAACAAATTTAAATAACATGAACCAAATATTATTCGTTGTGGATATGGTCAATGGTTTTTGTAAAGAAGGAGCTATGGCTGATCAAAGCATCATGCACATCGTGAAACCAATTCAGGAGCTTTGTGAAAAAATAAAACCTGAAAACCGCTATTTTATCGCAGATACACATGGAGTTAATGATATAGAATTCACAGCTTTCCCTCAACACTGTGTAAAAGGCGAAGTAGAAAGTGAAGTCATTGATGAATTAAAACCATATATCCAAACACCTATCATTGAGAAAAATTCTACCAATGCTTTTCATGCGATGAAAGATCATCCAGCTTTGAAAGATAGCGAAATTGATGCATATATTATCACAGGATGTTGTAGTGATATCTGTGTTCTCCAGTTTGCATTAACATTGAAAACATATCTGAACGCACAGAATATAGATAAAAAAGTAATTGTACCAAAAAACGCCATAGAAACCTATAATGCACCAGGTCATGACGCCAAGCAAATGAATGAAGTATCATATAACTTAATGAAAGCAGCTGGAATTATCGTAGTAGATGAATTAAATTAA
- a CDS encoding nicotinate phosphoribosyltransferase, translating to MINNQRNLSMLMDSYELTMAYAYFKKGMKDKEAVFDCFYRMNPDKGGYCIAAGLEQLVDYILNMHFSEDDITFFRNKYHFDEDFLDYLKDFAFRGTIYAVKEGTIVYPNTPIVTVKANIIEAQLIETMLLLTVNHQTLIATKASRIVRAAKGRTIMEFGARRAHSYDAAIIGARAAYIGGVDATATVAAEQDYKVPATGTIAHSFIQAFDNEYEAFEAFAQVYPDNCHLLIDTYDVLESGIKNAIRVAKEVLEPNGHRLKSVRIDSGDLAYLSKKVRKALDDAFMSDCKIVISNSMDEYLITSLLDQGAPIDSFGVGERLITSKSTPVFGGVYKLVAIEKDGMLIPKIKKSENIEKITNPGFKKLWRLYSKSTGNSICDVLTTRDEVINEAKEYWFVDPLKPWSEKLTTDFTAVELQKTIIENGKLVYELPTIEEIRAYVKQQLEHELWVEELRFENPHVHYVNQSKKQYQLKMDLLAKAEHMGEN from the coding sequence ATGATCAATAATCAAAGAAATCTATCTATGCTGATGGACTCTTATGAATTAACCATGGCATATGCATACTTTAAAAAAGGAATGAAAGATAAAGAAGCAGTATTTGATTGTTTCTACCGCATGAATCCTGATAAAGGCGGATATTGTATCGCAGCCGGTCTGGAGCAGTTGGTTGATTATATCTTGAATATGCACTTTTCAGAAGATGATATCACATTCTTTCGTAATAAATATCATTTTGATGAAGATTTTCTGGATTATCTAAAAGACTTTGCATTTCGTGGAACCATCTATGCTGTAAAAGAAGGTACCATTGTATATCCTAATACACCCATCGTTACTGTAAAAGCAAATATCATTGAAGCACAGCTTATTGAAACAATGTTGTTACTGACTGTCAATCACCAAACACTGATTGCCACAAAAGCTTCAAGAATCGTACGTGCGGCGAAGGGCAGAACCATTATGGAATTTGGCGCAAGACGTGCACACAGTTATGATGCTGCAATTATTGGCGCAAGAGCTGCTTATATCGGTGGTGTAGATGCCACTGCAACTGTTGCCGCAGAACAGGATTACAAGGTGCCTGCCACTGGAACCATCGCACATTCATTTATTCAGGCCTTCGATAATGAATATGAAGCATTTGAAGCTTTTGCACAGGTATATCCTGATAATTGTCATTTATTAATTGATACCTATGATGTATTAGAAAGCGGTATTAAAAATGCAATTCGTGTCGCAAAAGAAGTTTTAGAACCAAATGGTCACCGCCTAAAAAGTGTACGTATCGATTCAGGTGATTTAGCTTATCTGTCTAAAAAAGTAAGAAAAGCTTTAGATGATGCATTTATGAGTGATTGTAAGATTGTAATTTCTAATAGTATGGATGAATATTTAATTACATCACTATTAGATCAGGGTGCCCCTATTGATTCTTTTGGTGTAGGAGAACGTTTGATCACATCAAAATCAACACCGGTATTTGGTGGTGTTTATAAGTTAGTAGCAATTGAAAAAGATGGAATGTTGATACCAAAAATCAAAAAGAGTGAAAATATAGAAAAAATCACAAACCCAGGATTTAAAAAGCTGTGGAGATTATACAGTAAATCAACAGGAAACAGCATTTGTGATGTACTAACAACACGTGATGAAGTGATCAATGAAGCAAAAGAATATTGGTTTGTGGATCCATTAAAACCATGGTCAGAAAAACTGACAACTGATTTTACTGCAGTAGAATTACAGAAAACAATCATCGAAAATGGAAAACTGGTATATGAATTACCAACGATTGAAGAAATCCGTGCTTATGTAAAACAACAATTGGAGCATGAATTATGGGTTGAAGAATTGCGCTTTGAAAACCCTCATGTACACTATGTTAATCAATCTAAGAAACAATATCAGTTAAAAATGGACTTATTAGCAAAAGCAGAACATATGGGAGAAAACTAA
- the nadE gene encoding NAD(+) synthase: MDAYETYLKTFEDHVEEHIQTIITWMKVEFKKTHADGVILGMSGGLDCSVVAGLCKRSGIPVQLVTMPRGNSMQYGQMNDAKLLAETFDLQMIEVPVQECCGVLETTCTQIKNTQLQNKCKGDVTMANANLGPIVRMSILSTLGQYMNYVMIGTGNLTERMMGYFTKRGDGLSDFNPLGELTKSEVRIIAKHIGVPARIIEKAPSADLWEGQSDEEEMGIKIEEIDRYLLTGVVEDAIKDKIEHKIMVSEHKRKPIPMFQENN, from the coding sequence ATGGATGCATATGAAACATATTTAAAAACATTTGAAGATCATGTGGAAGAACATATTCAAACAATCATCACTTGGATGAAGGTAGAATTCAAAAAGACCCACGCAGATGGTGTGATTCTTGGAATGAGTGGTGGATTAGATTGTAGTGTTGTAGCCGGTTTATGTAAACGCTCAGGGATTCCTGTACAATTAGTCACGATGCCCAGAGGAAACAGTATGCAATATGGACAAATGAATGACGCAAAACTATTGGCAGAAACATTTGATCTCCAAATGATAGAAGTACCTGTTCAAGAATGCTGTGGTGTATTAGAAACCACTTGTACACAAATCAAAAATACCCAGCTGCAAAACAAATGTAAGGGCGATGTCACAATGGCAAATGCGAATTTAGGACCTATTGTCAGAATGAGTATTTTATCAACATTAGGTCAATATATGAATTATGTCATGATTGGCACTGGAAATTTAACTGAGAGAATGATGGGATATTTTACAAAACGTGGTGATGGATTAAGTGATTTTAATCCTTTGGGAGAACTTACAAAATCTGAAGTACGCATCATCGCCAAACATATTGGTGTTCCTGCACGCATTATTGAAAAAGCCCCTTCCGCAGATTTATGGGAAGGTCAAAGTGATGAAGAAGAAATGGGTATCAAGATTGAAGAAATTGATCGATATCTATTAACAGGAGTTGTAGAAGATGCGATCAAAGATAAGATAGAACATAAAATAATGGTAAGTGAACATAAACGTAAACCGATTCCAATGTTTCAAGAAAACAATTAA
- a CDS encoding alpha/beta fold hydrolase produces MLIQIICISILMLLLQFFFYKQNFHKLVLYILPVLSLCYMVYSIFKIVRAQALVNTSFPLAVKVIGLLLPIMISLIGMIVCIVIKYRHVERSELKKVVLRQFLGFIVVMFVILSVTIYSAQEYVIFFPNDSEQDRETLQQSHTYEQVTISQKYKGWLKDNKDSDTIIVYFGGNAQNTASTFLQFESVGIFDVMKNYSFFSIDYPSYGESEGSLSQNSLFQMADNVMDYVENHFPDKKIDLIGYSIGTGIASYVSAHHALHKFVLVAPYNNGKDLFNTYFSIFYGPLTNLIQYPLESDQYVKQVTCESLVVMSKADSIVPMRLSKKLIKAFEKEPSTVVYEKDTHADLITEIKPWQDIINFLDK; encoded by the coding sequence ATGCTGATACAGATCATTTGTATTTCCATTCTTATGCTGCTGTTACAATTCTTTTTTTATAAGCAAAATTTTCATAAACTTGTTTTATATATTTTACCCGTTTTATCTCTTTGTTATATGGTTTATAGTATCTTTAAAATCGTTCGTGCCCAAGCACTTGTGAATACCAGTTTCCCTTTAGCAGTAAAAGTCATTGGACTGCTGCTTCCCATCATGATCTCCTTAATTGGCATGATTGTATGTATCGTAATAAAATATCGTCATGTGGAACGATCAGAGCTTAAAAAAGTTGTTTTACGACAGTTTTTAGGCTTTATTGTTGTCATGTTTGTGATACTTTCTGTGACAATTTATTCCGCTCAGGAATACGTCATCTTTTTCCCAAATGATAGTGAACAAGATCGAGAAACGCTTCAACAAAGCCATACATATGAACAGGTAACCATCTCTCAAAAATATAAAGGATGGTTAAAGGATAATAAAGATAGTGATACCATCATTGTATACTTTGGCGGTAATGCGCAGAATACTGCCAGTACATTCCTACAATTTGAATCTGTAGGTATCTTTGATGTAATGAAGAACTATTCGTTCTTCAGTATTGATTATCCATCCTATGGTGAAAGTGAAGGTTCTTTATCACAGAATTCTTTATTTCAGATGGCAGATAATGTTATGGATTATGTAGAGAATCATTTCCCTGATAAAAAAATTGATTTGATAGGATATAGTATTGGCACAGGCATTGCCAGTTATGTGTCAGCGCATCATGCTTTACATAAGTTTGTATTGGTTGCTCCATATAATAATGGTAAAGATTTATTTAATACGTATTTCTCTATCTTTTATGGCCCATTAACCAATCTGATTCAATACCCACTTGAAAGTGATCAATATGTAAAACAAGTCACTTGTGAATCTTTAGTTGTTATGTCAAAAGCTGATAGTATCGTGCCTATGAGATTATCAAAAAAACTAATCAAAGCATTTGAAAAAGAGCCAAGCACTGTGGTATATGAAAAGGATACACATGCGGATTTAATTACTGAAATAAAACCATGGCAGGATATCATCAACTTCCTGGATAAGTAA
- a CDS encoding LytTR family transcriptional regulator DNA-binding domain-containing protein, producing the protein MKLKLVATKEVKDKIKQAIKEQDIQYSDDASFVLYELHHEHEFLLVREKEDYFRIAVKDIIYIEAKGAQVLAHTKDGIYQVKETMYQLEANLYEKGFLRIHKAFIVKKKDIRRIKTSLNMKFSLVLSNQETVEVSRSYYYHFKEEMGF; encoded by the coding sequence ATGAAATTAAAACTTGTTGCCACAAAAGAAGTAAAAGATAAAATAAAACAAGCCATCAAAGAACAAGATATACAATATAGTGATGATGCTTCCTTTGTATTATATGAACTACATCATGAACATGAATTTTTACTTGTTAGAGAAAAGGAAGACTATTTCCGCATTGCGGTGAAAGATATCATCTATATTGAAGCAAAAGGTGCACAGGTATTGGCACATACAAAAGATGGGATTTATCAGGTAAAGGAAACCATGTATCAGTTAGAAGCCAATTTATATGAAAAAGGCTTCTTGCGAATACACAAAGCCTTTATCGTAAAAAAAAAAGATATCAGACGTATTAAAACAAGTTTGAATATGAAGTTTTCGCTAGTCTTAAGCAATCAGGAAACAGTAGAAGTATCTCGTAGCTATTATTATCATTTTAAAGAAGAAATGGGATTCTAG